From the genome of Phyllostomus discolor isolate MPI-MPIP mPhyDis1 chromosome 12, mPhyDis1.pri.v3, whole genome shotgun sequence, one region includes:
- the LOC114511464 gene encoding insulin growth factor-like family member 3, translating to MVPKIFGSVCTLPFLLIQCAMAGTGAHMNSGLLLCQPAPMCGHRMYNPLEQCCDDDTILLLNRTRLCGPNCTFWPCLELCCPESFGPQRRFVVRLKIQGMKSRCHSSPISRVCAR from the exons ATGGTGCCCAAGATCTTCG gtTCTGTCTGCACTTTACCTTTCCTCCTCATCCAGTGTGCAATGGCAGGTACAG GGGCCCACATGAACTCTGGCCTGTTGCTGTGCCAGCCAGCACCCATGTGTGGACACCGGATGTACAACCCCTTGGAACAGTGTTGTGATGATGACACCATCCTGCTCCTGAACCGGACCCGCCTCTGTGGCCCCAACTGTACTTTCTGGCCCTGCCTTGAGCTCTGCTGTCCCGAGTCCTTTGGCCCCCAGAGGAGGTTTGTCGTACGACTGAAAATTCAAGGCATGAAGTCCCGGTGCCATTCCTCTCCCATCTCCAGGGTCTGTGCCAGGTAA